A genomic window from Rhizobium sp. 007 includes:
- a CDS encoding pyridoxamine 5'-phosphate oxidase family protein, producing the protein MKVIRTVEELGKIYAGGLTQASVAKVTRVLTPLYRQMIEASPFMALATVGPEGLDCSPRGDIGGVVRVIDEKTLHLPDWRGNNRIDSLSNIVRDPRLALMFLVPGSNTTMRINGRGVVSNDEALLESFEMDGKHPRTIVVITIDDVYFQCARALIRAQLWNPENFADPAKLPTPGLMLTAAAEDFDHETYDREWAGRAAKTMW; encoded by the coding sequence ATGAAAGTCATCAGGACGGTTGAGGAACTCGGCAAAATCTATGCGGGAGGCCTGACGCAGGCGTCCGTTGCCAAGGTGACCAGGGTGCTGACGCCGCTCTACCGCCAGATGATCGAAGCTTCGCCCTTCATGGCGCTGGCGACCGTCGGGCCGGAAGGGCTCGACTGCTCGCCGCGCGGCGACATCGGCGGTGTCGTGCGGGTGATCGACGAAAAGACGCTGCATCTGCCCGACTGGCGCGGCAACAACCGCATTGATTCGCTTTCAAATATCGTGCGCGATCCGCGCCTTGCGCTCATGTTCCTGGTGCCGGGTTCGAACACGACGATGCGCATCAACGGCCGCGGGGTGGTGTCGAACGACGAGGCGCTGCTCGAAAGTTTCGAGATGGATGGTAAGCATCCGCGCACCATCGTGGTGATCACCATCGACGACGTCTATTTCCAGTGCGCCCGCGCGCTTATACGAGCGCAGCTTTGGAACCCGGAGAACTTTGCCGATCCGGCGAAGCTACCGACGCCCGGCCTGATGCTCACGGCGGCGGCGGAAGATTTCGATCACGAAACCTACGACCGGGAGTGGGCGGGCCGTGCGGCAAAGACGATGTGGTAG
- a CDS encoding alpha/beta hydrolase, with protein MPNFALKVTRLGFSLLQAVSPLLAGKTAFRLFCLTPSAKPKGAKARAAHAAGRVFLQSAERIEFRLAGGRRAHAYRINGGAAGRRQRYLVTHGWGSSMEYMTDLIGALAASGAEVIGVDFPGHGRAGGRFLHMGLAVETIAAAEARFGPFDATVGHSFGGAALMVSAAGLLPEIEALSAGKIVTIGSPSEMKWLFAGFGRMVGLERAAQAALEGEVHRLTGRRLEDFDAGEAAATMARPMLVIHAEDDKEVSANHARRYAASGRSVRLFWANGFGHRRIVSAEPVLAEIQRFLADDPIKNDAEIIPLFELPGKRASF; from the coding sequence ATGCCAAACTTTGCACTGAAGGTCACCCGCCTCGGATTTTCGCTGTTGCAGGCGGTTTCACCGCTTCTTGCGGGCAAGACGGCATTCCGGCTGTTCTGCCTGACGCCGTCCGCAAAACCAAAGGGCGCCAAGGCCAGAGCGGCACATGCGGCCGGCCGGGTTTTCCTGCAATCGGCGGAGCGAATCGAGTTTCGCCTTGCGGGTGGGCGGCGGGCGCATGCCTACCGGATCAACGGCGGTGCTGCCGGCAGGCGGCAGCGTTACCTTGTGACGCACGGCTGGGGATCGAGCATGGAATACATGACCGATCTGATCGGTGCGCTTGCCGCAAGCGGCGCGGAGGTGATCGGCGTCGATTTTCCGGGCCACGGGCGCGCAGGCGGACGCTTCCTGCATATGGGGCTTGCTGTAGAGACGATCGCCGCAGCCGAGGCGCGGTTTGGGCCATTCGACGCGACAGTCGGCCATTCCTTCGGCGGCGCGGCCCTGATGGTTTCGGCCGCCGGCCTGCTACCTGAAATCGAAGCGCTGTCGGCCGGAAAGATCGTCACGATCGGCTCGCCGAGCGAGATGAAATGGCTGTTTGCCGGCTTCGGCAGGATGGTCGGCCTCGAAAGGGCGGCACAGGCGGCGCTTGAGGGTGAGGTGCATCGGCTGACCGGCCGGAGACTGGAGGATTTCGATGCGGGGGAGGCTGCTGCAACAATGGCGCGCCCGATGCTGGTGATCCACGCCGAAGACGACAAGGAAGTCAGCGCTAATCATGCGCGGCGCTACGCCGCCTCGGGCAGGAGCGTGCGCCTCTTCTGGGCCAACGGCTTCGGCCACCGGCGGATCGTCAGCGCCGAGCCGGTGCTTGCGGAGATCCAGCGTTTCCTTGCCGATGATCCCATCAAAAATGATGCTGAGATCATTCCGCTTTTTGAGCTTCCGGGTAAACGGGCGTCATTTTAG
- a CDS encoding MarR family transcriptional regulator: MNKNQSLPWDHPRFRSWIAVARACQLMQQSLGRSLAELDIKTPHLDILINLYRFEGISQQELARKLLVGRSNMSMLLPQMEKRGLIKRRGDDKDKRVLRLYLTPEGRSVTERAMVIQTDLIERVLSPEPIEQCMAMANSMERIIGVLQQDLRDED; this comes from the coding sequence ATGAACAAAAATCAATCCCTTCCTTGGGATCATCCGCGTTTTCGCAGCTGGATCGCCGTCGCCCGCGCCTGCCAGTTGATGCAGCAATCCTTGGGCCGCTCGCTGGCAGAGCTCGATATCAAGACCCCGCATCTCGATATTCTGATCAATCTTTATCGCTTCGAGGGCATCTCGCAGCAGGAGCTTGCCCGCAAGCTCCTCGTCGGCCGCTCCAATATGAGCATGCTGCTGCCACAGATGGAAAAACGCGGCCTGATTAAGCGCCGCGGCGACGACAAGGACAAGCGTGTGCTGCGGCTCTACCTGACACCCGAGGGCCGCAGCGTCACCGAGCGCGCCATGGTGATCCAGACCGACCTGATCGAGCGGGTGCTGTCCCCCGAGCCGATCGAGCAGTGCATGGCCATGGCAAACTCGATGGAACGCATCATCGGCGTGCTGCAGCAGGATCTGCGCGACGAGGATTGA
- a CDS encoding low temperature requirement protein A — translation MAGTTGKSWLRSKGSPADSKVSFLELFFDLVFVFSISQLSHALAAHYTLLGAVEAALMTFAVWWVWVFTAWVTNWLDPEKMPVRGMLVTLMLLGLVLSASIPEAFGDKGLLFAAAYVLMQVGRSFFALYAMKDAGRSNYLNFIRISTWLAVAGVFWIAGGFLEHEGRLITWIIALLIDYAGPASGFFVPGLGKSTAADWDVSGAHMAERCALFIIICLGEAILVSGRTFSELPFSGLTTVVFVTGFVGTVAMWWLYFRFGHQRAAHRIEHDETPGRLARQAFTYAHIPILAGIIVHAVAVEFMFSHPHDSGDVGVMAAILGGSGLFLVGNLWFKGATSGRAPLSHFAGLVLLVLLAFLAPVLEVYVMGILATLVLIVVAAWEYRSLAGRPAGRTLH, via the coding sequence ATGGCGGGAACCACAGGTAAAAGCTGGCTGCGTTCGAAGGGAAGTCCGGCCGACAGCAAGGTCAGCTTTCTCGAACTCTTCTTCGACCTGGTGTTCGTCTTTTCCATTTCACAGCTTTCCCACGCGCTGGCGGCCCACTACACGCTGCTCGGCGCAGTCGAAGCGGCGCTGATGACCTTCGCCGTCTGGTGGGTCTGGGTCTTTACCGCCTGGGTAACGAACTGGCTCGATCCGGAAAAGATGCCGGTGCGCGGCATGCTCGTTACTCTGATGCTGCTCGGACTGGTGCTTTCGGCTTCGATTCCCGAAGCTTTCGGCGACAAGGGACTGCTTTTTGCCGCTGCCTACGTGCTGATGCAGGTCGGACGGTCGTTTTTTGCGCTCTATGCGATGAAGGATGCCGGCCGCTCGAACTATCTGAACTTCATCCGCATCAGCACATGGCTTGCGGTTGCCGGCGTTTTCTGGATCGCCGGCGGTTTTCTGGAGCATGAGGGGCGGTTGATTACATGGATTATCGCGCTCCTCATCGATTATGCGGGTCCGGCCTCAGGTTTCTTCGTGCCGGGGCTGGGCAAGTCGACGGCGGCGGACTGGGATGTCTCGGGCGCCCATATGGCGGAGCGTTGCGCGCTGTTCATCATCATCTGCCTCGGCGAAGCGATCCTCGTTTCCGGCCGCACCTTTTCGGAACTGCCGTTTTCCGGTCTAACGACCGTCGTTTTCGTCACGGGCTTTGTTGGAACCGTCGCGATGTGGTGGCTCTATTTCCGGTTCGGGCATCAGCGGGCCGCACACCGGATCGAGCATGACGAGACGCCGGGCCGCCTTGCGCGGCAGGCTTTCACCTATGCTCATATTCCGATTCTCGCCGGCATCATCGTGCATGCGGTGGCCGTCGAGTTCATGTTCTCGCATCCCCACGACAGCGGCGATGTCGGCGTGATGGCTGCGATCCTCGGTGGCTCGGGGCTTTTCCTTGTTGGCAATCTCTGGTTCAAGGGCGCAACGAGCGGGCGAGCGCCGCTTTCGCATTTCGCGGGCCTTGTGCTTCTAGTCCTTTTGGCGTTCCTGGCACCGGTGCTCGAAGTCTATGTGATGGGCATTCTGGCGACGCTGGTGCTGATCGTCGTTGCCGCATGGGAATACAGATCGCTTGCCGGGCGCCCGGCCGGGCGCACGCTGCACTGA
- a CDS encoding DUF971 domain-containing protein — protein sequence MSDIWPTELRVSKDRQRLTVTFNDGQSFDLSAEMLRVLSPSAEVQGHGPGQKLTVPGKRNVAIISMTPTGNYAVRIGFDDMHDTGLFTWVYLRELGERGEELFAEYEKELGEKGMSRDVAEKPR from the coding sequence ATGAGCGATATCTGGCCCACTGAACTGCGTGTCTCGAAGGACCGGCAGCGTCTGACCGTGACCTTCAACGACGGCCAGAGCTTTGATCTTTCGGCCGAAATGTTACGCGTGCTTTCGCCCTCGGCAGAAGTACAGGGCCATGGGCCGGGGCAGAAGTTGACGGTTCCCGGCAAGCGCAACGTCGCAATCATCTCGATGACGCCGACCGGCAATTATGCCGTGCGCATCGGCTTCGACGACATGCACGATACGGGCCTCTTCACCTGGGTCTATCTGCGCGAGCTCGGCGAGCGTGGGGAGGAGCTTTTTGCGGAATACGAGAAGGAACTCGGCGAGAAGGGCATGAGCCGCGACGTCGCGGAAAAGCCGCGCTGA
- the moaA gene encoding GTP 3',8-cyclase MoaA gives MNSNVGTIASASPLVADAAPMIDPFGRAVTYLRVSVTDRCDFRCTYCMAENMTFLPKKDLLTLEELNRLCSAFIAKGVRKIRLTGGEPLVRKNIMFLVRELGKRIGSGLEELTLTTNGSQLARHAEELYDCGVRRINVSLDTLDPDKFRKITRWGDFAKVMEGIDAAQNAGLKIKLNAVALKDFNQAEIPDMLRFAHGRGMDLTVIETMPMGEIDEDRTDQYLPLSELRADLEREFTLTDIGYKTGGPARYVEVAETAGRLGFITPMTHNFCESCNRVRLTCTGTLYMCLGQNDAADLRSALRATDDDGLVYAAIDEAITRKPKGHDFIIDRTHNRPAVSRHMSVTGG, from the coding sequence GTGAACAGCAACGTTGGAACGATAGCAAGCGCATCGCCTCTAGTGGCAGATGCAGCCCCGATGATCGACCCCTTTGGACGGGCGGTCACTTATCTGCGCGTCTCCGTCACCGACCGCTGCGATTTCCGCTGCACCTACTGCATGGCGGAAAACATGACATTCCTGCCGAAGAAGGACCTTCTGACGCTGGAAGAGCTGAACCGGCTCTGTTCGGCCTTCATCGCCAAGGGCGTGCGCAAGATCAGGCTGACCGGCGGCGAGCCGCTGGTGCGCAAGAACATCATGTTCCTCGTCCGCGAGCTCGGAAAGCGGATCGGCTCCGGCCTCGAGGAACTGACGCTGACGACCAACGGCTCCCAGCTTGCCCGCCATGCGGAGGAGCTCTACGACTGCGGCGTGCGCCGCATCAACGTCTCGCTTGATACGCTCGACCCCGACAAGTTCCGCAAGATCACCCGCTGGGGTGATTTCGCCAAGGTCATGGAAGGAATCGACGCGGCGCAGAACGCCGGCTTGAAGATCAAGCTCAACGCGGTCGCGCTCAAGGATTTCAACCAAGCCGAGATACCGGACATGCTGCGTTTCGCCCATGGCCGCGGCATGGACCTCACCGTCATCGAAACCATGCCGATGGGCGAGATCGACGAGGATAGAACCGACCAGTATCTGCCGCTCTCCGAGCTTCGCGCCGATCTCGAACGTGAGTTCACGCTAACCGATATCGGCTACAAGACCGGCGGTCCGGCACGCTATGTCGAAGTCGCCGAAACCGCGGGCCGCCTCGGCTTTATAACGCCGATGACGCATAATTTCTGCGAAAGCTGCAACCGCGTCCGCCTCACCTGCACCGGCACGCTCTATATGTGCCTCGGCCAGAACGATGCCGCCGATCTCCGCTCTGCACTGCGCGCCACGGACGACGACGGCCTGGTCTACGCCGCGATCGACGAAGCGATCACCCGCAAGCCGAAAGGCCACGACTTCATCATCGACCGCACCCACAACCGCCCGGCGGTCTCCCGCCACATGAGTGTCACCGGCGGGTGA
- a CDS encoding CsbD family protein, producing the protein MDWNRVEGNWKQMKGKIKEQWGKLTDDDLDQIAGRREQLEGKLQERYGLAKDRIHREVDDWYERQTWH; encoded by the coding sequence ATGGATTGGAATCGTGTCGAAGGGAACTGGAAGCAGATGAAGGGTAAGATCAAGGAACAGTGGGGCAAGCTCACTGACGATGATCTCGACCAGATTGCGGGCCGCCGCGAGCAGCTTGAAGGCAAGCTTCAGGAGCGCTACGGCCTTGCCAAGGATCGCATCCATCGCGAGGTCGACGACTGGTATGAGCGCCAGACCTGGCATTGA